In the genome of Paenibacillus sp. GP183, the window GGAGACGAGAGCAAAGTCTATGGTGGTATCGAAGCTCGATGCCATACCGGGGATTGGCGAGAAGAGAAGGAAGCTGCTGCTCAAGCACTTTGGATCCGTGAAACGGATTAAAGAAGCCAGGATCGAGGATTTTCGCTCATTGGGTATCGGCGAAAAACTGGCGGGGGAAATTCTGCTTGCCCTTCAAGATGCCGTTGAAGTTCCAAACCCTCAAGATATGTAAATGAGCATTTTGCATAATTCGATTTTTGACTTAAAAAGGGAAAAAACTAATAACCTCAGGGCTATTGCGTAGCTGGATTCTAAAAATAGGCAGACCTGCAGAATTTCGTGTTTGCTAATTTTTCAAACTGCTGCTACTTGGATCTTTCTAGAAGCAACGGAAAGGGCAGATACAAGCAGTACAATGGCATTCAGATACTGGTGAGTCGTTACTTTCTGAATACCCCAGACATGCATGTCGTCTGCCGTAAGATAAGTTTTCATTCTGGAGTTGCATCGTTCTACGCTGGTGCGTTCGTTGTAAAGCTCTTTCCAGCGCTTTGTGTCCCGATGCGGGCTGCAATAACGCCGGAGATCGTCCTTTACATCTACTTTAACGACCATGCCATAGTTGGAAGATGAACAGGCGGCCATGCCTAACGGACACTCGACTTTGCCTACAGCGTGAGGACAACGGAACTTCAAGTAATCGCCGTCAGCGCCCCAGTATGTCATGGAGAACCCCATCGAGCAACATGGCGTTCCGTTTGTTGTCATTGCAGCAGGCGGTTCTTTTTCTCCTCGGGGGTTGAGGGGGATAATGGCTTGCGCCCTCACGTTTCGAGCGGCTTCGTAAACCTTCATTTGGTCGTAGCCCGCATCAAGCATGAAGAATTGTGTGTTCGTTTTAACAGCTACTTTCTCAATCAGACCGGGCGCCATCTCCCCGTCATTGACATGCGCCGGCGTGACTTCCAGTGCTAGCGGAAGCTCACTTTTCGTGTCTACAGCTAGATGGAGCTTATAGCCGAACCAAGTCATTTTGTTGCCGAATGAATCAAACTTCGCACCCCAGTTCGCATCGCCGGTCTGCTCACTTTTGCGCTTGGGCTGCTTCTTCTCATAAGAATGGATGGCGGCGCTGTCGATCGCGACATGGCTGCCGTCGATGATGCCCTCATGCTGGCAGCGTTTGACCAAATCCTCGAAAAGCTGCTTTGCCAAGTTTTTCTTGGTCAACACGGCGAAGACTCGGCTTAGCGTAGAGACAGACGGCGCTTCGCGATCTAGCGGAAGTCCACACTGATAGCGAAATCGAAGATCCGTTTCCAGCCGATGATGCAAACCAGTAAACGTATGGATGTGCTCGAGCGGTGCAGCTAGAAGCGCACGTAGCAAACCTTCTCTACAGTGGCCGTCAGCGCCTCGGGGTGAACGACTTCTCAACTCTTTGGCGTAAGGACGAAGATCGAGAACGCTAAAAAAGATTGGTAATCGATCTTTTGATTGCATTTTCAGCAGATCCTCAAAGGAAAATAGACTTTCTTGGAGAATATACAAGGTGACTTCCTCCGTTCTTGGGTTTTTGGTTTGGTCACCGAAAAACTTCGCCAAGTTGGGGTGAAGTCCCTTTTTTTATGCCTCAAAATCCTTGCGTATCAAGGGCTCATGTTAATGCAAAATGCTCAAATAAATGCTGGGGAAATCCAGAGACCAGCAATGAATACCGGAGGAGCTCAGGCCTGCCGGTATTTTGCGTTTAACCTTGGTTCGTTTTGCCGTAGAAGGCAGTCAGCGATTATAATGAAGGCACACGCAGTAAGGGCAAGGAGGGATGGAGCCGTGAAACAGGTTTCACTGCGTCTGCGTATGACTGCCAGTATTCTATTAATTACGGTTGCGGCATTCGTCATAATCGGAGTTACTAGCTATGCTGGTACTATTGTTCCATTTGAAGATTTTGAAGCACCCTTGCAAGCTCTTTTAAGCAAAACCGTACTTGCCATAGCCATAGCCATTGCCCTTATAGCAGGTCTTTTGATTGTTCTGCTCAATCGCGAAATCATTCTGATCAGGAAGCTTGTAACCACCAATAGAGATATTATCGAGCAAAAACAAGTTCAGGCGGATTTAATAAAAGCCAAGCAAGAAGCCGAAGATGCAAATCAAATGAAAGGGGAGTTTGTGGCGCGTATCAGCCATGAAATAAGGACTCCACTCAGCGGTATAATCGGATTAGCCCAATTAATGCAAAAAACGGCAATGAACGATATTCAAAAAGATTATCTGGACAAAATGCTAAGCTCCTCCTATGCAATGCTCGCCATTATTAATGAAATTCTCGATTTCTCCAAGGTTGAAGCCGGTAAGCTGGAGCTGGAAAGCATCTCTTTCTCACCGGAGTGGCTGCTTGGCAAGGTTGCCGATATGATTGGTGTATTTCTTATTGAAAAGGATCAATTCGATTTCATTGTGGAAGTGGAGGATTCGCTGCCTGGTGCCTTGCTCGGTGACCCAACCCGGCTGGAACAAATCTTGCTTAATTTATGTTTTAATGCCATCAAATTCACCGAGAAGGGCCATGTTATATTGAAGGTGGAAGGGTCGAGCTCTTCCGATAATACAGTGGAGGTTCGATTCTCGGTTGAAGATACGGGAATTGGTATGACTGCGATGCAAATAGAGCGTCTCTTCACGCCCTATACTCAAGGAGATGACTCGACCAGCCGCAAATATGGGGGAACTGGATTAGGCCTATTTATCTCCAAAAGCTTGATTGAGATGATGGGCGGCACATTGGAGGTGGTAAGTGAACCGGGTCAAGGAAGCTGTTTCTATTTTATTCTTAGGCTCCAAGCGGGAATCGGCAACGAGAGGGAGGTAAACATGCTGCTGCCCAAAGAATTCAGGCATCATCCGGTCTGGTTGGTCGAGGATGGTCCGAGAATGCGTACGCATCTTAGCCGGATTATTGCAGGCTTCTCTTTACAGGCTGTGGAATTTGCGGCTTGGAAGGAGGCGCTTGAAAGCCTTTTGGAGGGAAATGCTCCTGAGGGAACAGTGATGCTGCTCGATATGGAAGCGACCGACATGTTTGGCCATGAAACCTTCTATGAGTTGAGACAAGCAGCAGCCAAACGGGGAGTGTATACTCTGGCTATGACCTCCGCTTACGGCCGTGAGGAGTTGAATCGGATGCCGCCATCCCTTAAACCTGATGGGATTCTGGTCAAGCCTATCCATAGAATCGACCTGCATCAGGCTTTGCTATCCCTATTTGATGGAAAGCAATCCGAGCCTGCATCGATGAAAAATAAAAGTCCGGATCCGGCACCGCTCTTAAAAGGACGAATACTTTTGGCCGACGACTATGAGATTAATCGACAGGTTGCTATTACACTGCTCGAAAGCCATGGATATGAAGTAAAAGTAGCATTGAATGGATTTGAATTGTTAACCATGCTGGAAGAATCCGGGTGGGATTTGATCCTGATGGATATTCAGATGCCGAAAATGGACGGCAGGGAAGCGACACGCCGAATTCGACAGGATCCTCGCTTTGAGAAGCTGCCGATTATTGCGATGACAGCTTATGCGACGACCGAGGAACTTACTTCTTTTCTTGAAGTTGGCATGAACGATGCACTGATCAAACCCATTGAAGAAGGACCTTTGCTGGCGGCCATTGACCAATTGCTGGCGAAGTCAAGAAGCAGGAAGCTTGATGCCGCGAAGAAGCAGCCAGCTGGCCAAGAAGAAATTCCGATTTTTCTTGAGAATCTTGCCGGCATACAAGCAAAGGATGCGCTCACGAGAATCAATGGAAAAGTGCCCATCTTTATGCATATGCTGCAAACATTCAAGCGAGATTTCTCCGATCATGAAAAGAAAATCAGGGAGGCTTATGAACAAGGCGAGCAGCAGGAATTGATGCATTTTTTACATTCTTTACGGGGTGCTGCAGGGACAATTTCCGCAAGAGATCTGTATATGGCAGCAGGCAGGCTGGAGGATTTTTTTGAATCCGATCCAGATGATGAAGCCCAATGGAGCCGTCTTTTGGATGAAGTCTCAAGCGCACTGCGTGAAATTATCGGTTCCTTGGAGCAGCTGGATGACTGAACTTGTAGGGCCTATATCAACTATAGTATATTAAAAAAATAAGGACACTCTCGAATTCCTTACAAAAAATGACAAGGATTTCGAAACAAAGGTGGACTCGGCATGGATAAAGTGTTGGTAATTGAGGACGATGCAATCATTGGTGATATGCTTCTGATGTATTTGAAGGAAGAGGGCTTCGATGTTACAAGGAAAGCGGCTGGAAAAGAAGGCTTGTATGCTTTGAACGCCTACAAACCGGACATTGTCCTGCTTGATCTCATGCTTCCGGATATAGACGGCCTGGAGCTATGCCGTTTGTTTCGACAAAACTCGAACGTGCCCATTCTGATTCTTTCCATGAAAGTCAAGATTACGGAACGTGTCAATGCACTGGCTGCCGGGGCAGATGACTATATGTCCAAGCCATTCAGCATGCACGAGCTGATCGCCAGAGTTCAGGCGCTTCTGCGCAGATCCCGCAATTTTGAGTCATCCTTGCCGGTGAATCCAACAGCCTTAACCGAGGAATTGCCTGCCGAAAGCAAGCCAGGCTCGATTGTGCATTTGGACTCGGATACACGCACAATGCGGGTACATAATGAGATGGTGGAAACTACATTTTCTGAATTTGAAATGATGCGCTGCTTTCTCGAGCACCCCAACAAGGTTTACAGCCGGGAAGAGTTAATTAACGCCATTCGCGGTTTTGATTCTTTCGTTACCGATCGGGCGATTGATGTCCACATCGCGAATTTGCGCAAGAAAATTGAAGAAAACCCCAAAGAACCAAAGCGCATTCGCACGGTCTGGGGCGTGGGCTATAAGTATGTTCCATGAAGCTTGAACAAGAATCCCGCTTGGGATTCTTTTTTTAGTAGAGAGCCGATTATCCTTGATGACTGTCAAAGCACATCTTGGCCCTGGTGATGAACTGCATCGCAGTCGGATTGGTTAATGCTTCTTCCGTATAAACCAGCGACGTCGTACGCTTGGTCTGTTCCAGCTCGGGAATGTTGCGCAAGATGAGCTCGTTGTTTTGAATCAAGTCTTTTCGCAAATAGGACTGGGGCAGCAATGTAGCCGTATGGCAGGTGGATACCAGTCGGATAATGGCCTCAAAGGAATCGATCTCCATCCGCACATCAGGGAAAATGGAAAATCGGTGGAACAGCTCGTCCATAAGAATTCGGTACCAGGTACCTTTGGAGAACAGAATCATCGGCAGTTCGTTTAAGTCGTTGATCGCTAGGGAAGGCTGGTCAATGTATGGATGTCCGAGCGGAAGCACCAGACAGAGATGATCATCAAAAAGCGACTCACAGAGCATGCCTGATACTTTGACTTCCGAAGCGACCAGTCCAATATCGACTCTTTTCTCTTTAACCAGGGTAACGACTTCTTGTGTTTTGCCGGTTAATGCCTTGATTTCGGTCATCGGGTATTCGCTCAAATAAATAGTGATTAAGTCAGGAAGTGTAGCCTGTAAAGTGGTGAGACTAGCGCCAATCGTGATGGAGCTTTGTTTGCCGGAGGATTTATAATCCTGAATCGCTTGTTGAAATTTACGTTCTGAATGGCGCTGCTCCAGAGCATGCTCATAACAAAGTTGTCCCACCCGTGTTAATTCCAGCCGTTTTCCTTTACGGGTAAAGAGCTCGACGCCAAGATCCTGTTCGAGGCGCATGATTTTGCGAGAGAGGGCGGGCTGCGAGAGATTTAATACTTGAGAGGCTTTATTCAAGCTGGCCTGCTCAACCACAACTGCGAAAATATCCATAAGCTCCACGTTGATCATTAACCTCTCTATATGCGTATTTGTTATAACAGATTATAAAAAATCGGCACTTCCATTATAAGCGATAAAGAGTTACGATGTATATGTCACTTATTGTACATATTTTCCGCAAAACTTGTATAATCGGTACTTGCGTTGGAACACTAGGCTTGATTCATTCCGATTGACGCTTGTTTATGGCGGGAGTACAATGATATGTGGTTCTGACTGATATTGTCGGATTTTATTAATAGGGGGGAATTGGTTTCAATGACCGGGAATTCGTACTACTTTCGAAAAATCCATTCTTTACTCGGCGTTATACCTGTCGGCTTTTTCTTAATTGAGCATTTGCTGACCAACTATTCAGCCGTGGATGGACATGCAGCTTTTGTGAAACAAATTGACTGGTTGAACAGCTTGCCTCTGGTGCTTTTTCTGGAGATCTTTGGAATTTGGCTACCACTTCTTTATCATGGCGTTTATGGGCTTTATGTAGCTTATCAATCACGTAACAATGTATCGAATTACGGCTATTTCCGTAACCAGATGTTCTTTCTGCAGCGTGTAACGGGTGTGCTGACGTTTATTTTCGTGGCGTGGCATTTTTTTGAAACTCGTTTTCAAGTATCGCTGGGCAATGTGAGTCACGGAGAGCTTGGCATAACCATGCATAATATTACAACGAACCCGGTCCTGTTCACGATTTATGTAATCGGGATTATTGCCGCGGTCTTCCATTTCAGCAATGGCATGTGGTCGTTCCTTGTGAGCTGGGGCATCACCGTTGGTCCCCGTGCGCAGCGAATTTCCACCTATGTTTGGCTTGGCGTTTTTGTAGTCATGTCAGTCATGTTTATTATGTCATTGACTGCATTCACGGATACTCAATTTGAGCGGCTGCCAGCCGCTTCATCACATATCGGACTTAACGGATAAGGGAGGGCTGACAGACATGGCGAATTCAAAAGTAATTGTCGTTGGCGGCGGCTTGGCCGGACTCATGGCAACAATCAAAGCAGCAGAAGCTGGGGTTCATGTTCAGTTGTTCTCCCTGGTTCCGGTTAAACGTTCCCACTCGGTATGCGCCCAAGGCGGCATTAACGGAGCGGTGAATACCAAAGGTGAAGGCGACTCCCCTTGGGAGCATTTTGACGATACGGTTTACGGCGGGGATTTCCTGGCCAATCAACCGCCGGTTAAAGCGCTCTGCGAAGCGGCCCCAGGGATCATCCATCTGATGGACCGGATGGGCGTGATGTTCAGCCGGACACCGGAGGGCTTGCTGGATTTCCGCCGTTTCGGCGGTACGCAGTACCATAGAACGGCGTTTGCCGGCGCGACCACTGGACAGCAGCTTCTGTATGCGCTGGATGAGCAAGTGCGCCGCTGGGAAACTGCGGGTCTCGTCACCAAGTACGAGCACTGGGAGTTCCTTGGCGCAGTCATCGACGACGATGGCGTCTGCCGCGGGATTGCCGCCCAAGATCTGCGCAGCATGCAAGTGCAATCCTTTCCGGCCGATGCCGTCATCCTGGCGACAGGCGGGCCGGGAATCGTGTTCGGCAAGACCACGAACTCCGTGATCAACACAGGGACAGCGGCTAGTGCTGTTTATCAGCAGGGCGTTTATTATGCCAATGGCGAAATGATTCAAATTCACCCGACAGCGATTCCGGGAGACGACAAGCTTCGCTTGATGTCGGAGTCAGCGCGCGGGGAAGGCGGACGGATCTGGACCTATAAGGATGGCAAGCCTTGGTACTTCCTCGAGGAAAAATATCCGGCCTACGGTAACCTGGTTCCGCGTGACATTGCCACTCGTGAGATTTTCTCAGTGTGTATTGACCAGAAGCTGGGCATCAACGGCGAGAACATGGTTTACCTTGATCTTTCTCACAAAGATCCGAAGGAGCTCGATGTGAAGCTGGGAGGCATTATCGAGATTTATGAGAAATTCATGGGCGATGATCCTCGTAAAATTCCAATGAAGATCTTCCCGGCTGTCCATTATTCCATGGGCGGTATGTGGGTCGATTACAATATGATGACCAATGTTCCCGGACTGTTTGCAGCCGGCGAATGCGAGTATCAGCACCATGGTGCGAACCGCCTGGGAGCGAATTCGCTCGTATCGGCTATTTTCGACGGAATGGTTGCAGGCCCTAAAGCGATTGAATACATCAAGGGGCTCGAGAAGCATGCGGAAGACATGTCCTCCACCCTTTTCGAGCGTGAACAGATGAGACATAACGACCGATATGAAGGCTTGCTGAAAATGAACGGAACCGAGAATGCTTATGTGATTCACAAGGAGCTCGGCGATATGATGAATGCCAACATGACGGTTGTACGTTATAACGACAGGCTTCAAGAAACGATCAACAAGATCAAAGATATGAAAGAAAGATATGGCAACATCAACATGACGGATACGGCCCGTTGGAATAATCAGGGCGTAGCTTTTACTCGTCAGCTGTGGAATATGCTGGAGCTTGCAGAGGCTATGACGGTAGGTGCTTTATTGCGTGATGAAAGCCGCGGAGCTCACTACAAGCCGGATTTCCCTGAGCGTGACGATGAGAACTTCCTGAAGACAACCAAAGCCAAATGGACGCCGGAAGGACCGCAAATCGAATACGAAGAAGTCGACGTATCATTGATTAAGCCTCGTAAACGCGATTATTCCGCCAATAAATCGAAGGGAGGACATTAATCATGGCTGAAACAACAACGGCTGCCCCCGCAGCTGCAAAAACAGTGAAATTTATCGTCACCCGCCAAGAAAATCCTGATTCTGCATCCTATACGGAGGAATTTGAAATTCCTTACCGCCCCAATATGAACGTGATTAGCGCACTGATGGAGGTTCAACGGAATCCGAAGAACGCCCATGGCCAGAGCACTACCCCGGTATGCTGGGAATCTAACTGTTTGGAGGAAGTATGCGGCGCTTGCTCCATGGTGATCAACGGCAAACCGCGCCAAGCTTGCTCCGCGTTGGTGGATAAGCTGGAACAGCCGATTCGTGTAGCTCCAATGAGCACATTCCCGATTGTGCGCGACCTGGTGATTGACCGCGGCCGGATGTTCAATGCGCTCAAGAAAGTGAAAGCCTGGATTCCCATCGACGGCACATACGATCTGGGTCCAGGACCGCGGCTCGCTGAGTCGAAGCGCCAATGGGCTTATGAGCTTTCCAAATGCATGACCTGCGGCGTTTGCCTGGAGGCTTGCCCGAATGTGAATGATCGTAACAGCTTTATCGGACCTGCAGCGATTTCGCAAGTTCGTTTGTTCAATACTCACCCGACAGGTGAGATGAACAAGGAAGACCGTCTGGAAGCGCTTATGGAAGATGGAGGCATCGAAGGCTGCGGAAACTCGCAGAACTGCGTGCGTTCCTGTCCGAAGGGGATTCCGCTCACGACTTCGATTGCGGCGATGAATGCCGATACAACCAAGCATTTGTTTAAAAGATGGTTGGGCGTGTAAATGAATTTAAGCAGGAGCTGTCCCAGAAAATGGCTGAGGGATAGCTCCTTTTTTTGTGTATAGAAAGTAGGTGTGTTTTGGTGGCATTCTTG includes:
- a CDS encoding transposase; this encodes MYILQESLFSFEDLLKMQSKDRLPIFFSVLDLRPYAKELRSRSPRGADGHCREGLLRALLAAPLEHIHTFTGLHHRLETDLRFRYQCGLPLDREAPSVSTLSRVFAVLTKKNLAKQLFEDLVKRCQHEGIIDGSHVAIDSAAIHSYEKKQPKRKSEQTGDANWGAKFDSFGNKMTWFGYKLHLAVDTKSELPLALEVTPAHVNDGEMAPGLIEKVAVKTNTQFFMLDAGYDQMKVYEAARNVRAQAIIPLNPRGEKEPPAAMTTNGTPCCSMGFSMTYWGADGDYLKFRCPHAVGKVECPLGMAACSSSNYGMVVKVDVKDDLRRYCSPHRDTKRWKELYNERTSVERCNSRMKTYLTADDMHVWGIQKVTTHQYLNAIVLLVSALSVASRKIQVAAV
- a CDS encoding LysR family transcriptional regulator codes for the protein MELMDIFAVVVEQASLNKASQVLNLSQPALSRKIMRLEQDLGVELFTRKGKRLELTRVGQLCYEHALEQRHSERKFQQAIQDYKSSGKQSSITIGASLTTLQATLPDLITIYLSEYPMTEIKALTGKTQEVVTLVKEKRVDIGLVASEVKVSGMLCESLFDDHLCLVLPLGHPYIDQPSLAINDLNELPMILFSKGTWYRILMDELFHRFSIFPDVRMEIDSFEAIIRLVSTCHTATLLPQSYLRKDLIQNNELILRNIPELEQTKRTTSLVYTEEALTNPTAMQFITRAKMCFDSHQG
- the sdhB gene encoding succinate dehydrogenase iron-sulfur subunit; the encoded protein is MAETTTAAPAAAKTVKFIVTRQENPDSASYTEEFEIPYRPNMNVISALMEVQRNPKNAHGQSTTPVCWESNCLEEVCGACSMVINGKPRQACSALVDKLEQPIRVAPMSTFPIVRDLVIDRGRMFNALKKVKAWIPIDGTYDLGPGPRLAESKRQWAYELSKCMTCGVCLEACPNVNDRNSFIGPAAISQVRLFNTHPTGEMNKEDRLEALMEDGGIEGCGNSQNCVRSCPKGIPLTTSIAAMNADTTKHLFKRWLGV
- a CDS encoding response regulator transcription factor — protein: MDKVLVIEDDAIIGDMLLMYLKEEGFDVTRKAAGKEGLYALNAYKPDIVLLDLMLPDIDGLELCRLFRQNSNVPILILSMKVKITERVNALAAGADDYMSKPFSMHELIARVQALLRRSRNFESSLPVNPTALTEELPAESKPGSIVHLDSDTRTMRVHNEMVETTFSEFEMMRCFLEHPNKVYSREELINAIRGFDSFVTDRAIDVHIANLRKKIEENPKEPKRIRTVWGVGYKYVP
- a CDS encoding response regulator codes for the protein MKQVSLRLRMTASILLITVAAFVIIGVTSYAGTIVPFEDFEAPLQALLSKTVLAIAIAIALIAGLLIVLLNREIILIRKLVTTNRDIIEQKQVQADLIKAKQEAEDANQMKGEFVARISHEIRTPLSGIIGLAQLMQKTAMNDIQKDYLDKMLSSSYAMLAIINEILDFSKVEAGKLELESISFSPEWLLGKVADMIGVFLIEKDQFDFIVEVEDSLPGALLGDPTRLEQILLNLCFNAIKFTEKGHVILKVEGSSSSDNTVEVRFSVEDTGIGMTAMQIERLFTPYTQGDDSTSRKYGGTGLGLFISKSLIEMMGGTLEVVSEPGQGSCFYFILRLQAGIGNEREVNMLLPKEFRHHPVWLVEDGPRMRTHLSRIIAGFSLQAVEFAAWKEALESLLEGNAPEGTVMLLDMEATDMFGHETFYELRQAAAKRGVYTLAMTSAYGREELNRMPPSLKPDGILVKPIHRIDLHQALLSLFDGKQSEPASMKNKSPDPAPLLKGRILLADDYEINRQVAITLLESHGYEVKVALNGFELLTMLEESGWDLILMDIQMPKMDGREATRRIRQDPRFEKLPIIAMTAYATTEELTSFLEVGMNDALIKPIEEGPLLAAIDQLLAKSRSRKLDAAKKQPAGQEEIPIFLENLAGIQAKDALTRINGKVPIFMHMLQTFKRDFSDHEKKIREAYEQGEQQELMHFLHSLRGAAGTISARDLYMAAGRLEDFFESDPDDEAQWSRLLDEVSSALREIIGSLEQLDD
- a CDS encoding succinate dehydrogenase cytochrome b558 subunit; translation: MTGNSYYFRKIHSLLGVIPVGFFLIEHLLTNYSAVDGHAAFVKQIDWLNSLPLVLFLEIFGIWLPLLYHGVYGLYVAYQSRNNVSNYGYFRNQMFFLQRVTGVLTFIFVAWHFFETRFQVSLGNVSHGELGITMHNITTNPVLFTIYVIGIIAAVFHFSNGMWSFLVSWGITVGPRAQRISTYVWLGVFVVMSVMFIMSLTAFTDTQFERLPAASSHIGLNG
- the sdhA gene encoding succinate dehydrogenase flavoprotein subunit, with protein sequence MANSKVIVVGGGLAGLMATIKAAEAGVHVQLFSLVPVKRSHSVCAQGGINGAVNTKGEGDSPWEHFDDTVYGGDFLANQPPVKALCEAAPGIIHLMDRMGVMFSRTPEGLLDFRRFGGTQYHRTAFAGATTGQQLLYALDEQVRRWETAGLVTKYEHWEFLGAVIDDDGVCRGIAAQDLRSMQVQSFPADAVILATGGPGIVFGKTTNSVINTGTAASAVYQQGVYYANGEMIQIHPTAIPGDDKLRLMSESARGEGGRIWTYKDGKPWYFLEEKYPAYGNLVPRDIATREIFSVCIDQKLGINGENMVYLDLSHKDPKELDVKLGGIIEIYEKFMGDDPRKIPMKIFPAVHYSMGGMWVDYNMMTNVPGLFAAGECEYQHHGANRLGANSLVSAIFDGMVAGPKAIEYIKGLEKHAEDMSSTLFEREQMRHNDRYEGLLKMNGTENAYVIHKELGDMMNANMTVVRYNDRLQETINKIKDMKERYGNINMTDTARWNNQGVAFTRQLWNMLELAEAMTVGALLRDESRGAHYKPDFPERDDENFLKTTKAKWTPEGPQIEYEEVDVSLIKPRKRDYSANKSKGGH